The Aythya fuligula isolate bAytFul2 chromosome 2, bAytFul2.pri, whole genome shotgun sequence genome contains a region encoding:
- the CNDP1 gene encoding beta-Ala-His dipeptidase, producing the protein MSSSSSSALETEIFQYIDLHQSDFIKDLKEWVAVESDSVQPGLRKEVMRMMALAASKLAALGATVNSVNLGSHQLPDGQHLPLPPVILGELGKDPQNPTVCFYGHVDVQPARREDGWKTDPYTLTEIDGNLYGRGSTDNKGPVLAWINAVETFRALKLAIPVNFKFIIEGMEEAGSLGLEKLLEEEKRCFFSDVDFIVISDNLWLSKKKPALTYGTRGNACFFVEVEGGDKDLHSGTFGGIIHEPLMDLVALLDSLVDPTGHIQIPGIYDSVAALTEEERKLYESIEYDIEEHKNNSGVKKFLYSSKEEILLHLWRYPSLSIHGIEGAFHEPGIKTVIPAKVIGKFSIRQVPYMDLSVVKQQVEEHLKNVFSKRNSPNKLKVSMPLGAKPWVADVNDPLYKAARRAIKTVFGEDPDFIRDGSTIPIARLFQTITQKRVIMFPIGAADAGEHSQNEKISRHNYIEGTKVFAAFLLEISKLRGQLHETSSPETKN; encoded by the exons ATgtcctcctcatcctcttcaGCATTGGAGACTGAGATCTTCCAGTACATTGATCTGCATCAAAGTGATTTCATTAAG GATCTCAAGGAATGGGTGGCTGTGGAAAGCGATTCTGTGCAACCAGGCCTGAGGAAAGAAGTCATGCGAATGATGGCGTTGGCAGCAAGCAAACTTGCAGCTTTGGGAGCCACTGTTAATTCAGTAAACCTGGGGTCACATCAG CTGCCTGATGGCCAGCACCTCCCACTGCCGCCTGTTATTCTCGGGGAGCTTGGCAAGGATCCACAAAACCCCACTGTCTGTTTCTATGGCCACGTGGACGTGCAGCCTGCCAGAAGGGAAGATGGCTGGAAAACTGATCCTTACACATTGACCGAAATTGATG GAAATCTCTATGGCCGTGGATCAACAGATAATAAAGGACCAGTCTTAGCTTGGATAAATGCAGTGGAAACATTTAGAGCCTTGAAATTA GCTATACCAGTAAACTTCAAGTTTATTATTGAAGGTATGGAAGAAGCAGGGTCTTTGGGGCTAGAGAAGCTACTTGAAGAAGAGAAACGGTGCTTTTTCTCAGATGTTGATTTCATTGTGATTTCGGACAACCTCTGGCTCAGCAAGAAGAAGCCTGCCCTCACATACGGGACTCGGGGCAACGCCTGCTTCTTTGTGGAG GTTGAGGGTGGTGACAAGGACCTTCACTCTGGAACTTTTGGAGGCATCATTCACGAGCCGCTGATGGACCTGGTAGCTCTGCTGG ACAGCCTTGTGGATCCCACGGGTCATATTCAGATCCCTGGAATCTATGACAGTGTCGCTGCCCTgacagaggaggagaggaaattGTATGAATCCATTGAATATGATATAGAAGAACACAAGAATAATAGTGGAGTGAAAAAATTCCTCTACAGTAGCAAG gaagagATACTTCTGCACCTGTGGCGTTATCCTTCACTCTCTATTCATGGGATTGAAGGAGCTTTTCATGAACCAGGAATTAAAACAGTCATTCCAGCAAAAGTCATAGGGAAATTTTCAATTCGCCAAGTCCCCTACATGGACCTTTCAGTTGTGAAACAACAG GTGGAGGAGCACTTGAAGAATGTGTTTTCCAAGAGGAACAGTCCAAACAAACTCAAAGTGTCTATGCCACTGGGTGCGAAGCCCTGGGTTGCTGATGTTAATGATCCACTATATAAAGCAGCAAGAAGGGCAATAAAAACAG tttttggAGAAGATCCAGATTTTATTCGGGATGGTTCAACAATTCCTATTGCCAGACTGTTTCAGACCATAACGCAGAAAAGGGTGATAATGTTTCCGATTGGAGCGGCCGATGCTGGGGAGCACTcccaaaatgagaaaataagcaG